One Pseudomonas rhizophila DNA window includes the following coding sequences:
- a CDS encoding amino acid aminotransferase — protein MSLFSAVELAPRDPILGLNEAFNADTRTNKVNLGVGVYCNEEGRIPLLRAVVEAETIRVAQHVSRGYLPIDGIAAYDQAVQTLLFGKDSPLIASGRVITTQAVGGTGALKIGADFLKQLLPDAVVAISDPSWENHRALFETAGFPVQNYRYYDAATHDVNRSGLLEDLNALPDRSIVVLHACCHNPTGVDLSPQDWKNVLDVVKAKNHVPFLDMAYQGFGDGIDEDAAAVRLFAESGLTFFASSSFSKSFSLYGERVGALSIVSESKEESARVLSQVKRVIRTNYSNPPTHGASIVAAVLNSPELRAQWEAELAEMRLRIRGMRNQMVDMLAKAAPQRDFSFVARQRGMFSYSGLTVEQVTRLRNEFGIYALDTGRICVAALNQNNIDAVTKAIVQVI, from the coding sequence ATGAGCCTGTTTTCCGCTGTCGAATTGGCACCACGCGACCCCATCCTGGGCCTCAACGAAGCATTCAACGCCGACACCCGTACCAATAAGGTCAACTTGGGCGTGGGTGTTTACTGCAACGAGGAGGGGCGCATTCCACTTCTGCGCGCCGTTGTCGAAGCCGAGACGATCCGCGTGGCCCAACACGTTTCCCGTGGTTACCTGCCGATCGACGGCATTGCCGCCTACGACCAGGCGGTCCAGACCCTGCTGTTCGGCAAGGACTCGCCGTTGATCGCCTCCGGCCGCGTCATCACCACCCAGGCCGTGGGCGGCACTGGCGCACTGAAGATCGGCGCCGACTTCCTCAAGCAACTGCTGCCTGACGCCGTCGTGGCCATCAGCGATCCAAGCTGGGAAAACCACCGCGCGCTGTTCGAAACCGCCGGTTTCCCGGTGCAGAACTACCGCTACTACGACGCCGCCACCCATGACGTGAACCGCAGCGGCCTGCTGGAAGACCTCAACGCCCTGCCCGACCGCTCGATCGTCGTGCTGCACGCCTGCTGCCATAACCCCACCGGCGTGGACCTGAGCCCGCAAGACTGGAAAAACGTACTGGACGTGGTCAAGGCCAAGAACCACGTTCCATTTTTGGACATGGCTTATCAGGGCTTTGGCGACGGTATCGACGAAGACGCCGCCGCCGTGCGCCTGTTCGCCGAGTCGGGCCTGACTTTCTTTGCGTCCAGCTCGTTCTCCAAATCGTTCTCGCTGTACGGCGAGCGCGTTGGCGCCCTGTCGATCGTCAGCGAATCGAAAGAGGAAAGTGCCCGGGTACTGTCCCAGGTCAAGCGTGTGATCCGCACCAACTACTCCAACCCGCCGACCCACGGCGCCAGTATTGTCGCAGCCGTGCTCAACAGCCCGGAACTGCGGGCCCAATGGGAAGCGGAACTGGCCGAAATGCGTCTGCGGATTCGCGGCATGCGCAACCAGATGGTGGATATGCTGGCTAAAGCCGCTCCGCAGCGGGATTTCAGCTTCGTCGCACGCCAGCGCGGGATGTTTTCCTACTCCGGCCTGACCGTTGAACAGGTGACGCGCCTGCGCAACGAGTTCGGCATCTATGCCCTGGACACCGGCCGCATCTGCGTGGCCGCGCTGAACCAGAACAACATCGATGCGGTGACCAAGGCGATTGTTCAGGTGATCTGA